The following proteins are co-located in the Mesorhizobium sp. M1E.F.Ca.ET.045.02.1.1 genome:
- the sufC gene encoding Fe-S cluster assembly ATPase SufC encodes MLEIKNLHARIVDDGTEIIRGLNLTVKAGEVAAIMGPNGSGKSTLSYILAGREDYEVTEGDILYNGQSILEMDPAERATAGIFLAFQYPMEIPGVATMEFLKVAMNEQRKARGEEPLKVPEFLKRVKEAAASLSMDMNMLKRPLNVGFSGGEKKRAEILQMKLLEPKLCVLDETDSGLDIDALKIVADGVNALRSPERAIVVITHYQRLLEHIVPDSVHVLYKGQVIKSGDKSLALDLETNGYAGVIGEAA; translated from the coding sequence ATGCTTGAAATCAAGAATTTGCATGCCCGCATCGTCGATGACGGCACCGAGATCATCCGGGGACTGAACCTGACGGTCAAAGCCGGCGAGGTCGCCGCCATCATGGGGCCGAACGGCTCGGGCAAGTCGACGCTGTCCTATATCCTGGCCGGCCGCGAGGATTATGAGGTGACGGAAGGCGACATCCTCTACAACGGCCAGTCGATCCTCGAAATGGATCCCGCCGAGCGCGCCACCGCCGGCATCTTTCTCGCCTTCCAGTATCCGATGGAGATTCCAGGCGTGGCGACCATGGAGTTCCTCAAGGTGGCGATGAACGAGCAGCGCAAGGCGCGCGGCGAGGAGCCGTTGAAGGTTCCGGAGTTCCTCAAGCGCGTGAAGGAAGCCGCCGCCTCGCTCAGCATGGACATGAACATGCTGAAGCGGCCGCTCAATGTCGGCTTCTCCGGCGGCGAGAAGAAGCGCGCCGAGATCCTGCAGATGAAGCTCTTGGAGCCGAAGCTTTGCGTGCTGGACGAGACCGATTCCGGCCTGGATATCGACGCGCTCAAGATCGTCGCCGACGGCGTCAATGCGCTGCGCTCGCCGGAGCGGGCGATCGTCGTCATCACCCACTACCAGCGCCTGCTCGAGCACATCGTGCCGGACAGCGTGCACGTGCTCTACAAGGGGCAGGTCATCAAGTCGGGCGACAAGTCGCTGGCGCTCGATCTCGAAACCAACGGCTATGCCGGTGTGATCGGTGAAGCCGCGTGA
- the tyrS gene encoding tyrosine--tRNA ligase, producing the protein MSGFKSDFLRIMSERGFIHQISDESALDQLFAKETVSAYIGFDATAKSLHAGSLIQIMMLHWLQQTGHRPIALMGGGTSMIGDPSFKDEARKLLTPQDIEDNLVGIRRNFAPYLKFGSGAGDAIMINNADWLMEINYVNFLRDVGRHFSVNRMLAFDSVKLRLDREQSLSFLEFNYMILQAYDFVELYKRVGCRLQMGGSDQWGNIVNGIDLGHRMEGVQLFAMTTPLLTTSSGAKMGKSASGAVWLDGDMLSPYEFWQYWRNTEDADVGRFLKLYTTLPLDEIARLEKLGGSEINEAKKILATEITAMLHGREAAETASETARKTFEEGALADTLPSVEVAKADLEAGIGILSLFVTAGLAGSNGEARRHIQGGAVRLNDQPVTDDRSVVTLQDLGAEGVVKLSLGKKKHVLVRPV; encoded by the coding sequence ATGTCCGGCTTCAAATCCGATTTCCTGCGCATCATGAGCGAGCGCGGCTTCATCCACCAGATTTCGGATGAATCCGCCCTCGACCAGCTTTTCGCCAAGGAAACGGTGAGCGCCTATATCGGCTTCGACGCGACCGCCAAGAGCCTGCATGCCGGATCGCTGATCCAGATCATGATGCTCCACTGGCTGCAGCAGACCGGCCACCGGCCGATCGCGCTGATGGGTGGCGGTACCTCGATGATCGGCGACCCATCCTTCAAGGACGAGGCGCGCAAGCTGCTGACGCCGCAGGACATCGAGGACAACCTGGTCGGCATCCGCCGCAATTTCGCGCCCTACCTCAAATTCGGCAGCGGCGCCGGCGACGCGATCATGATCAACAACGCCGACTGGCTGATGGAGATCAACTACGTCAATTTCCTGCGCGATGTCGGCCGGCATTTCTCCGTCAACCGCATGCTCGCCTTCGATTCCGTGAAGCTCAGGCTCGACCGCGAGCAGTCGCTGTCCTTCCTCGAATTCAACTACATGATCCTGCAGGCCTACGATTTCGTCGAGCTCTACAAGCGCGTCGGCTGCAGGCTACAGATGGGCGGCTCCGACCAGTGGGGCAACATCGTCAACGGCATCGACCTCGGCCATCGCATGGAAGGCGTGCAGCTGTTTGCGATGACCACGCCGCTGCTCACCACCTCGTCCGGCGCCAAGATGGGCAAGTCGGCCTCGGGCGCGGTCTGGCTCGATGGCGACATGCTGTCACCTTACGAGTTCTGGCAGTACTGGCGCAACACCGAGGACGCCGATGTCGGCCGCTTCCTGAAGCTCTACACGACGCTGCCGCTGGATGAGATCGCGCGTCTCGAAAAGCTCGGCGGCTCGGAAATCAACGAGGCGAAGAAGATCCTCGCCACCGAGATCACCGCCATGCTGCATGGCCGCGAGGCGGCCGAGACGGCAAGCGAGACCGCGCGCAAGACTTTCGAGGAAGGCGCGCTCGCCGACACGCTGCCGAGCGTCGAAGTGGCCAAGGCCGATCTCGAGGCCGGTATCGGCATCCTGTCGCTGTTCGTGACGGCAGGGCTCGCCGGCTCCAATGGCGAAGCGCGCCGGCATATCCAGGGTGGCGCCGTCCGCCTCAACGACCAGCCCGTAACGGACGACCGCAGCGTTGTGACGCTTCAGGATCTGGGCGCGGAGGGTGTCGTAAAACTCTCGCTCGGCAAGAAGAAGCACGTTCTGGTGCGGCCGGTCTGA
- a CDS encoding glycosyltransferase family 39 protein yields the protein MNRNSLILFLFSILMTVSGLASLPPVDRDESRFVQSTKQMVETGDYIDIRLQDVSRYKKPIGIYWLQSAAVALSGEGAEAPIWVYRLVSMLGIALAVVGIGWTGTKLFGANAGLAAGLMMAAIFATAFEGRDAKTDAMLLACCVAAQGALAQVYLATRRKEPVAGHLPWIFWIAQGLGILIKGPVTPLLSLLTAVALFAFERDWRWLLKLKLVRGVLIVLVIVLPWIILISWKSGGAFFQEAVGKDMLNKVAQGEESHGLPPGFYMLTYSLFMWPFGLIAVSAGLQAINRFWDDPRLRFCLAWYIPFWLVFEAIPTKLPHYVMPAYPGMALLIGWLLTLPADQANAPLKRWQSWLWWATAFGVVVVSIGLAAVCIGTPIYLAKAFSWWSIPAAIAALATGYLAFPRQLQVPLGRIAAIAVGAGITFSLLFGVIAPSLKPIWLSPAIKAAVDANRLCDTTVLASSPYHEPSLVFLVGTSTVLTDVDGVAKHLLADPACALGLAPVKDEQKLNELLGGQGKSAKRLTEIDGLNYSSGDKLALGLYRVAP from the coding sequence ATGAACAGGAACTCCCTCATCCTCTTTCTGTTCAGCATTCTTATGACCGTCAGCGGGCTGGCAAGCCTGCCGCCGGTCGACCGCGATGAATCCCGCTTCGTCCAGTCGACCAAGCAGATGGTCGAAACCGGCGACTATATCGACATCCGTCTGCAGGATGTCTCCCGCTACAAAAAGCCGATCGGTATCTACTGGCTGCAATCGGCAGCGGTGGCGCTGAGCGGCGAGGGGGCTGAAGCGCCGATCTGGGTCTATCGGCTGGTTTCCATGCTGGGCATTGCGCTCGCCGTCGTCGGGATCGGCTGGACCGGCACGAAACTCTTCGGCGCCAATGCCGGTCTGGCCGCCGGCTTGATGATGGCGGCGATCTTCGCCACTGCCTTCGAGGGCCGGGACGCCAAGACCGACGCCATGCTGCTCGCCTGCTGCGTGGCCGCGCAAGGCGCGCTGGCGCAGGTTTATCTGGCCACGCGCCGCAAAGAGCCGGTTGCCGGCCATCTGCCCTGGATCTTCTGGATCGCGCAGGGGTTGGGCATTCTCATCAAGGGGCCGGTGACGCCGCTCCTGTCGCTGCTGACGGCCGTGGCGTTGTTCGCCTTCGAGCGCGACTGGCGCTGGCTTTTGAAGCTGAAGCTGGTGCGCGGCGTCCTCATCGTGCTCGTCATCGTGCTGCCCTGGATCATTCTCATCAGTTGGAAGAGCGGCGGCGCCTTCTTCCAGGAAGCGGTCGGCAAGGACATGCTGAACAAGGTGGCGCAGGGCGAGGAATCGCATGGCCTGCCGCCGGGCTTCTACATGCTCACCTATTCGCTGTTCATGTGGCCGTTCGGCCTGATCGCGGTCAGCGCCGGGCTGCAGGCCATCAACCGCTTCTGGGACGATCCGCGCCTGCGCTTCTGCCTCGCCTGGTATATCCCGTTCTGGCTGGTGTTCGAGGCGATCCCGACCAAGCTGCCGCATTATGTGATGCCCGCTTATCCAGGCATGGCGCTGCTGATCGGCTGGCTGCTCACCTTGCCGGCGGACCAGGCGAACGCGCCGCTGAAGCGCTGGCAGAGCTGGCTTTGGTGGGCGACGGCCTTTGGCGTCGTCGTCGTGTCGATCGGGCTGGCCGCGGTGTGCATCGGGACGCCGATCTATCTCGCGAAGGCCTTTTCCTGGTGGAGTATCCCGGCGGCAATCGCCGCTTTGGCCACCGGCTATCTGGCTTTCCCACGCCAATTGCAGGTGCCGCTGGGCCGCATCGCGGCGATCGCGGTCGGCGCGGGCATCACCTTCAGCCTGTTGTTCGGTGTCATCGCGCCGTCTCTGAAGCCGATCTGGCTGAGCCCGGCCATCAAGGCGGCCGTCGATGCCAACCGTCTCTGCGATACCACCGTGCTCGCCTCGTCGCCCTATCACGAGCCGAGCCTGGTGTTCCTGGTCGGCACTAGCACGGTGCTGACCGACGTCGACGGCGTCGCAAAACACCTGCTCGCCGATCCGGCCTGCGCGCTGGGACTAGCCCCCGTCAAGGACGAACAGAAGCTCAACGAATTGCTTGGCGGGCAGGGCAAGTCGGCAAAGCGTCTTACCGAGATCGATGGGCTCAACTATTCGTCAGGAGACAAGTTGGCGCTTGGCCTTTATCGGGTGGCCCCGTGA
- a CDS encoding alpha/beta hydrolase, which produces MPEVIFAGPAGRLEGRYQPSKEKSAPIAIVLHPHPQFGGTMNNKIVYDLFYMFQKRDFTTLRFNFRGIGRSQGEFDHGTGELSDAAAALDWVQSLHPDSKSCWVAGYSFGSWIGMQLLMRRPEIEGFISVAPQPNTYDFSFLAPCPSSGLIIHGDADKVAPPKDVQTLVDKLHTQKGITITQKTLPGANHFFANHAELLIEECADYLDRRLAGELADPRPKRLR; this is translated from the coding sequence ATGCCTGAGGTCATTTTCGCCGGTCCGGCTGGTCGCCTGGAGGGTCGCTACCAGCCCTCCAAGGAAAAGAGCGCGCCGATCGCCATTGTGCTGCACCCGCACCCGCAGTTCGGCGGCACGATGAACAACAAGATCGTCTACGACCTCTTCTACATGTTCCAGAAGCGCGATTTCACCACGCTTCGCTTCAATTTCCGCGGCATCGGCCGCAGCCAGGGCGAATTCGACCACGGCACCGGCGAATTGTCGGACGCGGCCGCCGCGCTCGACTGGGTGCAGTCGCTGCACCCCGATTCCAAGAGCTGCTGGGTCGCCGGCTATTCCTTCGGTTCCTGGATCGGCATGCAGTTGCTCATGCGCCGGCCGGAGATCGAGGGCTTCATCTCGGTCGCGCCGCAGCCCAACACCTACGACTTCTCCTTCCTTGCCCCCTGCCCGTCGTCCGGCCTCATCATCCACGGCGATGCCGACAAGGTGGCGCCGCCCAAGGATGTGCAGACGCTGGTCGACAAGCTGCACACGCAAAAGGGCATCACAATCACGCAGAAGACGCTGCCCGGCGCGAACCATTTCTTCGCCAACCACGCAGAACTGCTGATCGAAGAGTGCGCCGACTATCTCGACCGCCGGCTGGCGGGCGAGCTCGCCGATCCGCGACCGAAGCGGCTGCGCTAG
- a CDS encoding cysteine desulfurase, protein MDQKIETTPYDVEAIRRDFPILSRQVYGKPLVYLDNGASAQKPQVVLDTIQHAYSQEYANVHRGLHFLSNAATDAYEKARETVRHFLNAPSTDNIVFTSNTTSAINTVAYGWGMPRIGEGDEIVLSIMEHHSNIVPWHFIRERQGAKLVWVPVDDLGAFHIEEFEKRLTNRTKLVAITHMSNALGTVTPIKEIVRIAHARGIPVLVDGSQSAVHMPIDVQDLDCDFFVFTGHKVYGPSGIGVLYGKKHMLEEMRPFMGGGEMIEEVTQDIVTYNEPPHRFEAGTPPIVQAIGLGAALEYMEKVGRERIAAHEADLKNYAHERLRAINSLRIFGDAPGKGAIISFELQGIHAHDVSMVIDRQGVAVRAGTHCAQPLLKRFGVTSTCRASFGMYNTRAEVDALADALEKARKFFG, encoded by the coding sequence ATGGACCAGAAGATCGAAACCACTCCCTACGACGTCGAGGCGATCCGCCGCGACTTCCCGATCCTGTCGCGGCAGGTCTACGGCAAGCCGCTGGTCTATCTCGACAACGGCGCCTCGGCGCAGAAGCCGCAGGTGGTGCTCGACACGATCCAGCATGCCTATTCCCAGGAATATGCCAACGTCCATCGCGGCCTGCATTTCCTGTCGAATGCCGCCACGGATGCCTATGAGAAGGCGCGGGAGACGGTGCGCCACTTCCTCAATGCGCCGAGCACCGACAACATCGTCTTCACCTCCAACACCACCTCGGCGATCAACACGGTCGCCTATGGCTGGGGCATGCCGAGGATCGGCGAGGGCGACGAGATCGTGCTCTCCATCATGGAGCACCACTCCAACATCGTGCCCTGGCATTTCATCCGCGAGCGGCAGGGCGCGAAGCTCGTCTGGGTGCCGGTCGACGATCTCGGCGCCTTCCACATCGAGGAATTCGAGAAGCGGCTGACCAACCGCACCAAGCTCGTCGCCATCACCCACATGTCCAACGCGCTGGGCACGGTGACGCCGATCAAGGAGATCGTGCGCATCGCCCACGCGCGTGGAATTCCCGTACTCGTCGACGGCAGCCAGAGCGCCGTGCACATGCCGATCGACGTGCAGGATCTCGACTGCGATTTCTTCGTCTTTACCGGCCACAAGGTCTACGGCCCGTCGGGCATCGGCGTGCTCTACGGCAAGAAGCATATGCTGGAAGAGATGCGCCCCTTCATGGGCGGCGGCGAGATGATCGAGGAGGTGACGCAGGACATCGTCACCTACAACGAGCCGCCGCACCGTTTCGAGGCCGGCACGCCGCCGATCGTGCAGGCGATAGGGCTGGGCGCGGCGCTCGAGTACATGGAGAAGGTCGGCCGCGAACGCATCGCCGCGCATGAGGCGGACCTCAAGAATTACGCGCATGAGCGGCTGCGCGCGATCAACTCGCTGCGCATCTTCGGCGACGCGCCGGGCAAGGGCGCCATCATCTCGTTCGAATTGCAGGGCATCCATGCCCATGACGTGTCGATGGTGATCGACAGGCAGGGCGTGGCAGTGCGGGCGGGCACCCATTGCGCCCAGCCGCTGTTGAAACGCTTCGGCGTGACCTCCACATGCAGGGCATCGTTCGGCATGTATAACACCAGGGCCGAAGTCGACGCTTTGGCCGATGCGCTGGAAAAGGCGCGAAAGTTCTTCGGGTGA
- the sufB gene encoding Fe-S cluster assembly protein SufB, which produces MPAVQETIDRVRKIDVDQYKYGFQTEIEMDKAPKGLSEDIIRLISEKKGEPDWMLEWRLGAYRRWLTLEEPTWARVHYPKIDFQDIHYYAAPKSTPGPKSLDEVDPELLKVYEKLGIPLKEQEILAGVQRTEASELEEANDNVYKSGRVAVDAVFDSVSVVTTFKKELAAAGVIFCSISEAIREHPELVQKYLGSVVPTTDNFYATLNSAVFTDGSFVFVPKGVRCPMELSTYFRINEKNTGQFERTLIIAEEGAYVSYLEGCTAPQRDENQLHAAVVELIALDDAEIKYSTVQNWYPGDAEGKGGIYNFVTKRGDCRGDRSKISWTQVETGSAITWKYPSCILRGDDSSGEFYSIAVSNGYQQVDSGTKMIHLGKNTSSRIISKGIAAGFSQNTYRGQVSAHRKAANARNFTNCDSLLIGDQCGAHTVPYMEAKNATAKFEHEATTSKISEDQKFYVMQRGVPEEEAIALIVNGFVKDVIQQLPMEFAVEAQKLIGISLEGSVG; this is translated from the coding sequence ATGCCTGCTGTGCAGGAGACGATCGATCGAGTCCGAAAGATCGACGTCGACCAGTATAAATACGGATTCCAGACAGAGATCGAGATGGACAAGGCCCCCAAGGGCCTGAGTGAAGACATCATTCGCTTGATCTCCGAGAAGAAGGGCGAGCCGGACTGGATGCTGGAATGGCGTCTGGGGGCTTATCGCCGCTGGCTGACCCTGGAAGAGCCGACCTGGGCGCGCGTCCACTATCCGAAGATCGACTTCCAGGACATCCACTACTACGCCGCGCCGAAGAGCACGCCTGGCCCGAAGTCGCTGGACGAGGTCGATCCCGAACTGCTCAAGGTCTATGAGAAGCTCGGCATTCCGCTGAAGGAGCAGGAGATTCTCGCCGGCGTGCAGAGGACCGAGGCTTCGGAACTCGAGGAAGCCAACGACAACGTCTACAAGTCGGGCCGCGTGGCGGTCGACGCCGTGTTCGACTCCGTTTCCGTGGTCACTACCTTCAAGAAGGAACTGGCCGCGGCCGGCGTCATCTTCTGCTCGATCTCGGAAGCGATCCGTGAGCATCCGGAGCTGGTGCAGAAATATCTGGGCTCGGTCGTGCCGACCACCGACAATTTCTACGCCACGCTGAATTCGGCGGTGTTCACCGACGGCTCGTTCGTCTTCGTGCCGAAGGGCGTGCGCTGCCCGATGGAACTGTCGACCTATTTCCGCATCAACGAGAAGAACACCGGCCAGTTCGAGCGCACGCTGATCATCGCCGAGGAGGGAGCCTATGTCTCCTATCTCGAGGGCTGCACGGCGCCGCAGCGCGACGAAAACCAGCTGCATGCGGCGGTGGTCGAACTGATCGCGCTCGACGATGCCGAGATCAAATATTCGACGGTGCAGAACTGGTATCCCGGCGACGCCGAAGGCAAGGGCGGCATCTACAATTTCGTCACCAAGCGCGGCGACTGCCGCGGCGATCGCTCGAAGATCTCGTGGACGCAGGTCGAGACCGGCTCGGCCATCACCTGGAAATATCCGAGCTGCATCCTGCGCGGCGACGACTCCAGCGGCGAGTTCTATTCGATCGCGGTTTCGAACGGCTACCAGCAGGTCGACAGCGGCACCAAGATGATCCATCTCGGCAAGAACACGTCGAGCCGCATCATCTCCAAGGGCATTGCCGCCGGCTTCTCGCAGAACACCTATCGCGGCCAGGTCTCGGCGCACCGCAAGGCGGCCAATGCCCGCAACTTCACCAACTGCGACTCGCTTCTGATCGGCGACCAGTGCGGCGCGCACACCGTGCCTTACATGGAAGCCAAGAACGCGACGGCGAAGTTCGAGCACGAGGCGACGACGTCGAAGATCTCCGAGGACCAGAAGTTCTACGTCATGCAGCGCGGCGTCCCCGAGGAAGAGGCGATCGCGCTGATCGTCAACGGCTTCGTCAAGGACGTCATCCAGCAACTGCCGATGGAATTCGCCGTCGAGGCGCAGAAGCTGATCGGCATCAGCCTTGAGGGTTCGGTCGGCTGA
- the sufD gene encoding Fe-S cluster assembly protein SufD has product MNMHAQPQRTLAETALIDAFGERLSLLPGDGAVMTKRDDAIEAIKHGLPTRRIESWHYTDLRRLLTSVPAFEAEAVAKALEPVLDGSAVLPVLGGVSQTKLPVIEGVMVQRLLEKLTDGSVAPGLDPYGADDAIGALNTAFVADGYFVDIAAGTKLEKPIELQNLQSGGQAHVRLLTRVGAGAKANIVERQAGEGGDALVSSVSQLVLDEGAEVTWLIVQEQPDTATHLAQFKAHIGRDAKLTLFIMNAGGRLVRQEVVVRTTGEGADFKLRGINLLAGDTHTDTTMVLDHTVPHTASTEVMRNVVTGKARGVFQGRINVHQYAQKTNAKMACNTLLLSDDGEFSTKPELEIFADDVVCGHGATVTEIDHNHLFYLMARGIDEKTARGLLVKAFVAEVIEELDDEALVDALEARLDGWFLTHG; this is encoded by the coding sequence ATGAACATGCACGCACAGCCCCAGCGGACACTGGCCGAGACGGCGCTGATCGATGCCTTCGGCGAGCGGCTTTCGCTGCTGCCCGGCGACGGCGCAGTGATGACGAAGCGCGACGACGCGATCGAGGCCATCAAGCACGGCCTGCCGACGCGGCGCATCGAATCCTGGCACTATACGGATCTGCGCCGGCTGCTGACCTCGGTGCCGGCCTTCGAGGCCGAGGCGGTCGCGAAGGCGCTCGAGCCCGTTCTCGACGGTTCCGCCGTGCTGCCGGTGCTGGGCGGTGTTTCGCAGACGAAGCTGCCTGTGATCGAGGGCGTCATGGTGCAGCGCCTGTTGGAAAAGCTCACCGACGGCAGTGTCGCGCCCGGGCTTGATCCTTATGGAGCCGATGACGCGATCGGCGCGCTGAACACCGCCTTCGTCGCCGACGGCTATTTCGTCGATATCGCCGCCGGCACGAAACTGGAAAAGCCGATCGAACTGCAAAATCTGCAGTCCGGCGGCCAGGCGCATGTGCGGCTGCTGACGCGTGTCGGCGCCGGCGCCAAGGCGAACATCGTCGAGCGCCAGGCGGGCGAAGGCGGCGATGCCCTCGTCAGCTCAGTGAGCCAGCTCGTTCTCGACGAGGGCGCCGAGGTGACCTGGCTGATCGTGCAGGAGCAGCCGGACACGGCCACGCATCTCGCCCAGTTCAAGGCGCATATCGGCAGGGACGCGAAGCTGACGCTGTTCATCATGAATGCCGGCGGCAGACTGGTGCGCCAGGAGGTCGTCGTCAGGACGACAGGCGAGGGCGCCGACTTCAAGTTGCGCGGTATCAACCTTCTGGCCGGCGACACGCACACCGACACCACGATGGTGCTCGACCATACGGTGCCGCACACGGCCTCGACGGAAGTGATGCGCAATGTGGTGACCGGCAAGGCGCGCGGCGTCTTCCAGGGGCGCATCAACGTGCATCAATACGCCCAGAAGACCAACGCCAAGATGGCCTGCAACACGCTGCTTCTGTCGGACGACGGCGAGTTCTCGACCAAGCCCGAGCTGGAGATCTTCGCCGATGACGTCGTCTGCGGCCATGGCGCCACCGTCACAGAGATCGACCACAACCATCTGTTCTACCTGATGGCGCGCGGCATCGACGAGAAGACGGCGCGGGGCCTTCTGGTGAAGGCCTTCGTGGCTGAAGTGATCGAGGAACTGGACGACGAGGCGCTGGTCGACGCGCTGGAGGCGCGGCTAGACGGCTGGTTTTTGACGCACGGGTGA
- a CDS encoding phosphatase PAP2 family protein, whose product MSVVALYRRSLGNFLDTIAIVRRRFAVRPARYPEIAWPVWALAWVLLAAAAFLSLDSAAGRMRGAWTPGFVHFTDFFTDFGLGGWYLIPAALCLVAANLTDWRSLSRQARIMVYNWTCFAFLVLCAVGLSGLAVNLLKYGIGRARPLYFNDFGVLSLHPFAMDARFAGFPSGHATTMGAVFGILLLLFPKRWHIALAVTVCIASTRVFVGAHYPSDTVAGFGLGLAFAIVSGLVFARLGFIFQRPSSTRPVPKRTFRLGWSSGSKDKIASARRSRELSADRR is encoded by the coding sequence ATGTCCGTCGTAGCCCTTTACCGCCGCTCACTCGGCAACTTCCTCGACACGATTGCCATCGTGAGGCGGCGCTTTGCCGTCCGCCCGGCACGCTACCCGGAAATCGCGTGGCCGGTCTGGGCACTCGCTTGGGTGCTGCTGGCGGCGGCCGCTTTCCTCAGCCTCGACAGCGCCGCTGGCAGGATGCGCGGAGCGTGGACGCCGGGCTTCGTCCATTTCACCGATTTCTTCACGGATTTCGGCCTCGGCGGCTGGTATCTCATCCCGGCGGCGCTCTGTCTCGTCGCCGCCAATCTGACCGACTGGCGCAGCCTTTCACGGCAGGCGCGAATAATGGTCTACAACTGGACGTGTTTCGCCTTCCTGGTGCTCTGCGCCGTCGGGCTTTCCGGGCTGGCAGTCAATTTGCTGAAATACGGCATCGGCCGGGCGCGGCCGCTCTATTTCAACGATTTCGGCGTCCTGTCGCTGCATCCCTTCGCCATGGATGCGCGCTTCGCCGGCTTTCCGTCGGGCCATGCCACGACGATGGGCGCGGTGTTCGGCATCCTGCTGCTGTTGTTTCCAAAACGCTGGCACATCGCGCTGGCGGTCACGGTCTGCATCGCATCGACGCGCGTCTTCGTCGGCGCGCATTATCCAAGCGACACGGTCGCAGGCTTCGGGCTTGGCCTGGCTTTCGCGATCGTCTCGGGACTGGTCTTCGCGCGGCTCGGCTTCATCTTCCAGCGGCCGTCGTCGACCCGACCGGTGCCCAAGCGCACGTTCCGGCTGGGATGGTCGAGCGGGTCGAAGGACAAAATAGCGTCGGCGAGGCGGAGCCGCGAGCTATCGGCTGACCGCCGTTAG
- a CDS encoding cysteine desulfurase family protein, translated as MAATRAYLDYNASAPLLPEARAAVVAALDAVNPSSVHAEGRAARRLVEDARRDVARLVNAKPEHVVFTSGATEAASTLLTPDWQMGRGAIRMSHLYVSAADHPCLLSGGRFAAGQVTRIGVDGNGIADIEALTKALAAHDMADGLPLVAIHAANNETGVIQPVGRIAEIVKAAGGVLVVDAVQAAGRIPIDMSAGYADYLILSSHKIGGPKGVGAIVAAADLMMPKPLINGGGQEKGHRAGTENLPGIAGFGAAARAALAGLGEIDAVARRRGEVEAIVREIVPDAEIFGAAAPRLANTTFFAIAGIKAETAQIAFDLAGVALSAGSACSSGKVGPSHVLKAMGHGDSVGALRVSIGRATGAEEIEAFRTALAGIVARRADKERAA; from the coding sequence ATGGCCGCAACTCGCGCCTATCTCGACTACAACGCCAGCGCGCCTCTGCTTCCAGAGGCACGCGCTGCGGTGGTCGCTGCGCTCGATGCCGTCAATCCGTCGTCGGTCCACGCCGAGGGTCGCGCGGCGCGCCGCCTGGTCGAGGATGCCAGGCGCGATGTTGCGAGGCTGGTCAATGCCAAGCCGGAGCACGTCGTCTTCACTTCCGGCGCGACCGAGGCCGCTTCGACGCTGCTTACCCCCGACTGGCAGATGGGGCGCGGCGCTATCCGCATGAGCCACCTTTACGTCTCGGCGGCCGACCATCCTTGCCTGCTGAGCGGCGGGCGTTTTGCGGCGGGCCAGGTGACGCGGATCGGCGTCGATGGGAACGGCATCGCCGATATCGAGGCGCTGACGAAGGCGCTGGCCGCGCATGACATGGCCGATGGCCTACCGCTGGTGGCGATCCATGCCGCCAACAACGAGACGGGCGTGATCCAGCCGGTCGGCCGCATCGCCGAGATCGTCAAGGCCGCGGGTGGTGTGCTCGTCGTCGACGCCGTGCAGGCGGCCGGACGGATTCCGATCGATATGTCAGCCGGTTACGCCGACTATTTGATCCTGTCCTCGCACAAGATCGGCGGTCCGAAGGGCGTCGGCGCCATCGTCGCTGCGGCCGACCTGATGATGCCGAAGCCGTTGATCAATGGCGGCGGCCAGGAAAAGGGCCATCGCGCCGGCACCGAGAATCTCCCCGGCATTGCCGGTTTCGGCGCCGCGGCGCGGGCCGCACTCGCCGGCCTGGGCGAGATCGACGCCGTTGCGCGTCGGCGCGGCGAGGTCGAGGCGATTGTCCGGGAAATCGTCCCGGACGCGGAAATCTTTGGAGCGGCGGCGCCAAGGCTTGCCAACACGACATTCTTCGCTATTGCGGGCATCAAGGCCGAGACGGCGCAGATCGCCTTCGATCTCGCCGGTGTGGCGTTGTCGGCGGGTTCGGCCTGCTCGTCGGGAAAAGTCGGGCCAAGCCATGTGCTGAAGGCGATGGGGCACGGCGACAGCGTTGGCGCCTTGCGCGTCTCGATCGGACGCGCGACGGGCGCTGAGGAGATCGAGGCGTTCCGGACGGCGCTCGCGGGCATTGTCGCGCGCCGGGCCGATAAGGAAAGGGCCGCCTAG